A genomic segment from Truepera sp. encodes:
- a CDS encoding CBS and ACT domain-containing protein, producing the protein MLVSEWMTPDPQTVSADTPVMEAMQRLREGGYRRLPVTRDGKLIGIVTDRDLKEATPSKATTLSIYELNYLLSKLRVKDVMKSPVITVRAEDPIEQAALLMEEHRVSGLPVLDGNALVGILTITDLMRALVSFLALREGGMRVTVDLPDEPGVLARVAAQGAPSNIVAAVTTGIQPGHKRRLVLRVAGEDAKGFADRLKKAGIEVVDVR; encoded by the coding sequence ATGCTTGTTAGCGAGTGGATGACACCCGACCCGCAGACGGTGAGCGCCGATACGCCGGTGATGGAAGCCATGCAGCGCCTGCGCGAGGGCGGTTATCGCCGGCTTCCCGTCACGCGTGACGGCAAGTTGATCGGCATCGTCACGGATCGCGACCTCAAGGAGGCAACCCCCTCCAAGGCGACCACGTTGTCGATCTATGAACTCAACTACCTACTCAGCAAGCTGAGGGTCAAGGACGTCATGAAGTCGCCCGTCATCACGGTCAGGGCCGAGGACCCGATAGAGCAGGCCGCACTGCTCATGGAGGAACACCGCGTCTCCGGCCTGCCCGTCCTGGACGGCAACGCCCTGGTGGGTATCCTGACCATCACCGACCTGATGCGTGCACTCGTGTCGTTCCTGGCGCTCAGGGAAGGCGGTATGCGCGTCACGGTGGATCTGCCCGACGAACCCGGCGTATTGGCCCGCGTGGCCGCGCAAGGCGCACCCTCGAACATCGTGGCGGCCGTGACGACCGGCATCCAGCCGGGCCACAAGCGCCGCCTCGTCCTGAGGGTCGCCGGTGAAGACGCCAAGGGCTTCGCGGACCGGCTGAAGAAGGCCGGCATCGAGGTCGTGGACGTCCGCTGA
- the dxr gene encoding 1-deoxy-D-xylulose-5-phosphate reductoisomerase, with protein sequence MMRLAILGSTGSIGTQTLEVARWHGHRVVALAAGRNSESILRQAHEFRPELVAVDEAVADEVRERLPGGTRIVFGAEGLEAVATAQADVVVAAIPGIAGLAPTAAALRAGRHVALANKEAMVVAGPLMWELAREHGGRITPVDSEHSALQQCLVGEDRSTVAALVLTASGGPFREGPKDLSRVTPAQALDHPTWSMGPKVTIDSATLFNKGLEVLEAHFLFEMPLEQIEVVVHPQSIVHGLVRFKDGTLKAVVGPHDMRLPIQYALVGPERPHTPLAALPLRGSWTFEEPDHQRFPSLNLAYRAGRAGGLAPTFLNAADEVAVEAFLNGRLSFDAIPLVLEQVLDEAPAAALTWDAIAAADAEARHVAQHHARLVAS encoded by the coding sequence ATGATGCGGCTGGCGATCCTCGGGTCCACGGGTTCGATAGGCACCCAAACCCTCGAGGTGGCGCGCTGGCATGGCCACCGGGTCGTGGCCCTGGCCGCGGGCCGGAACTCCGAGTCGATCTTGCGTCAGGCCCACGAGTTCCGCCCCGAGCTCGTGGCCGTTGACGAGGCCGTCGCCGACGAGGTGCGTGAGCGACTGCCCGGCGGCACCCGTATCGTCTTCGGCGCTGAGGGGCTGGAGGCCGTGGCGACCGCACAGGCCGACGTCGTAGTGGCCGCCATCCCCGGCATCGCCGGCCTGGCGCCCACGGCTGCAGCGCTGCGCGCGGGTAGGCACGTGGCGCTCGCCAACAAGGAAGCCATGGTCGTGGCCGGACCGCTCATGTGGGAGCTGGCGCGAGAGCACGGCGGGCGGATCACGCCGGTCGACTCGGAGCACTCGGCCCTGCAGCAGTGCCTGGTGGGCGAGGACCGGTCGACGGTGGCGGCGCTGGTGCTTACGGCCTCGGGCGGCCCCTTCCGCGAGGGACCCAAGGACCTCTCCCGCGTAACCCCGGCGCAGGCCCTCGACCACCCCACCTGGAGCATGGGACCCAAGGTCACGATCGACTCGGCCACCCTCTTCAACAAGGGCCTCGAGGTGTTGGAGGCGCACTTCCTCTTCGAGATGCCGCTCGAGCAGATCGAGGTGGTGGTGCATCCACAGTCGATCGTTCACGGCCTCGTGCGCTTCAAGGACGGCACGCTCAAGGCGGTCGTAGGACCCCACGACATGCGCCTACCCATCCAGTACGCGTTGGTCGGCCCCGAACGGCCTCACACACCGCTGGCGGCCCTTCCACTCAGGGGCAGTTGGACGTTCGAGGAACCAGACCACCAGCGCTTCCCCAGCCTGAACCTCGCCTACCGCGCGGGCCGAGCGGGCGGCCTGGCGCCCACCTTCCTGAACGCGGCGGACGAGGTGGCCGTGGAGGCGTTCTTGAACGGCCGGTTGAGCTTCGACGCCATCCCCCTTGTGCTCGAGCAAGTCTTGGACGAGGCGCCGGCGGCCGCCCTTACCTGGGACGCCATCGCGGCGGCCGACGCGGAGGCGCGGCACGTAGCGCAGCACCACGCGCGGTTGGTGGCGAGCTAG
- the cdaA gene encoding diadenylate cyclase CdaA — protein MSIFEGFGIQDVLDILIIAVLLYQSYALLRGTRAWNVLRGLLAVAGLWFLAGQFGLQATKWLFDAIAPAGFVAVVVVFQPELRAVLERVGRGRMQRAISADPVTEIMAAVRELASQRKGALVAIERRTPLKEYADRGVIIGAPVSAALLQTIFASTGPLHDGAVVVKEDLVTHAGVVLPLSDKHEGWSVKHGTRHRAALGLSELSDALVVVVSEERGTVSIAQDGVLTTDIAPAEVLKALREAYSS, from the coding sequence TTGTCGATCTTCGAAGGCTTCGGTATCCAGGACGTCCTAGACATCCTGATAATCGCCGTGCTGCTATACCAAAGCTACGCCCTCCTCAGGGGCACGCGGGCATGGAACGTGCTCCGTGGCCTGCTGGCCGTCGCGGGGCTATGGTTCCTCGCCGGCCAGTTCGGCCTGCAGGCAACCAAGTGGCTGTTCGACGCCATCGCGCCCGCCGGCTTCGTGGCCGTGGTGGTCGTCTTCCAACCCGAGCTCAGGGCGGTCCTCGAACGAGTCGGCCGCGGCCGCATGCAACGCGCCATCAGCGCCGACCCGGTCACCGAGATCATGGCCGCCGTCCGCGAGCTGGCGAGCCAACGCAAGGGCGCACTGGTGGCGATCGAGAGGCGCACTCCCCTGAAGGAGTACGCCGACCGCGGAGTGATCATCGGGGCGCCGGTGAGCGCCGCACTACTGCAGACGATCTTCGCGTCCACAGGACCCCTCCACGACGGCGCCGTCGTCGTCAAGGAGGACCTGGTGACGCACGCCGGCGTGGTGCTGCCACTATCCGACAAGCACGAGGGCTGGTCCGTCAAGCACGGGACCAGGCACCGCGCCGCCCTGGGCCTCTCCGAACTCTCCGATGCCCTGGTGGTCGTGGTCAGCGAGGAACGCGGCACCGTCAGCATCGCGCAAGACGGTGTGCTGACCACCGACATCGCGCCCGCCGAAGTGCTCAAGGCCCTTAGGGAGGCCTACTCCTCATGA
- a CDS encoding glycosyltransferase — MSRSAEQEGAGQTPRVDVLIPAFDEAPYVGTVVRAALAAGTGRVLVVDDGSTDGTSQTATAAGAEVLTLPENRGKGGALHAGAAALTSEVIVMLDADLVGLEPEHVMALAAPVLEGRAEMTRGAFEGGRWTTTTAQHVAPQLSGQRAVKRSLLLGVPGLAESRYGVEVAITFHAADAGWRCLNVPLPGVSQIMKEEKRGFWRGARVRVRMYLDILRAMTHRRRAPRHRGERNWR; from the coding sequence ATGAGCCGCTCGGCGGAGCAGGAGGGCGCCGGCCAAACACCGAGGGTGGACGTGCTCATCCCCGCCTTCGACGAGGCGCCGTACGTCGGCACCGTAGTTCGGGCGGCGTTAGCCGCCGGCACCGGTCGCGTGCTCGTCGTGGACGACGGGTCCACCGATGGCACGAGCCAGACGGCCACCGCGGCCGGCGCGGAGGTCCTCACCCTTCCGGAGAACCGGGGCAAGGGTGGGGCGCTTCACGCCGGCGCCGCGGCTCTGACCAGCGAGGTCATAGTCATGCTCGATGCCGATCTCGTCGGGCTAGAGCCGGAGCACGTCATGGCGCTGGCGGCGCCCGTGTTGGAGGGCCGCGCCGAGATGACCCGCGGCGCGTTCGAGGGCGGCCGCTGGACGACCACCACCGCGCAGCACGTGGCGCCACAACTGAGCGGTCAGAGGGCCGTGAAGCGCTCCCTCCTGTTGGGAGTACCGGGGCTCGCGGAGAGCCGCTACGGCGTCGAGGTCGCCATCACGTTCCACGCGGCGGACGCCGGTTGGCGCTGCCTCAACGTGCCGTTGCCGGGCGTCTCGCAGATCATGAAGGAAGAGAAGCGCGGCTTCTGGCGCGGGGCGCGGGTCCGCGTCCGCATGTACCTCGACATCCTTCGCGCCATGACGCACAGGCGCAGAGCGCCGCGGCACAGAGGAGAACGAAATTGGAGATAG
- a CDS encoding site-2 protease family protein, with protein MGGTGGLKLPFKLLGIPVRLDYSFLLILPLFAYIIGSQLPAYAELFRTALGISVDVSGITQGVTPWVLGLAGALGLFASVIVHELGHAVVARLYGVEVREIRLWFLGGVAQFDQMPKQRGAEAVVAIVGPIVSFAIGFGLLRLAPSLTGSSALVMLVGYVGITNVALALFNLIPAIPMDGGRVLRSLLALVLPQERATLVSTTVSGIMAIALGLYGFFSLQLWLVVMAFFIYNAGRMEAQASLLAQAFEGKTVADLMTPNPVTVTPDMRLAHFLQLIHFRPHTGYPVVDAAGELLGFARMAAAKHKPSQSGADDRGPIGDPFGRQSGGSEAVQEQQLAEVDPDATVADILEPAETIDQGASAMDALKRIGEGRLGRLVVTDAAGKVVGLLSKTDLVRELSKGQDAGPKRPV; from the coding sequence GTGGGCGGCACCGGCGGGTTGAAACTGCCTTTCAAGCTGCTCGGCATACCCGTGCGCCTCGACTACAGCTTCCTCCTCATCCTTCCCTTGTTCGCCTACATCATCGGCAGCCAACTGCCCGCTTACGCCGAGCTGTTCAGGACCGCTCTGGGGATCAGCGTGGACGTCAGCGGCATCACGCAAGGCGTCACCCCCTGGGTCCTCGGGCTGGCCGGCGCCCTCGGGCTCTTCGCCAGCGTTATCGTCCACGAGTTGGGTCATGCCGTGGTGGCGCGCCTGTATGGGGTAGAGGTGCGTGAGATCCGCCTCTGGTTCTTGGGCGGCGTCGCCCAGTTCGACCAGATGCCCAAGCAGCGCGGCGCCGAGGCGGTCGTGGCCATCGTGGGGCCCATCGTGAGCTTCGCCATCGGCTTCGGCCTGCTGCGCCTGGCCCCCTCCCTGACGGGGTCGAGCGCGTTGGTCATGCTGGTCGGCTACGTCGGCATCACGAACGTGGCGCTCGCCCTCTTCAACCTCATCCCGGCCATCCCCATGGACGGCGGGCGCGTGCTGCGCAGCCTGCTAGCACTGGTTCTCCCCCAGGAGCGGGCCACCCTCGTGTCGACCACGGTCAGCGGCATCATGGCCATCGCTCTCGGCCTCTACGGCTTCTTCAGCTTGCAACTCTGGCTGGTCGTCATGGCGTTCTTCATCTACAACGCAGGTCGCATGGAGGCTCAAGCATCCCTGCTGGCGCAAGCGTTCGAGGGTAAGACGGTCGCCGACCTCATGACGCCGAACCCGGTCACCGTCACGCCCGACATGCGCCTCGCCCACTTCTTGCAGCTCATCCACTTCCGGCCGCATACGGGCTATCCGGTGGTCGACGCTGCGGGCGAGCTGCTGGGCTTCGCTCGCATGGCGGCTGCCAAACACAAACCGTCACAAAGTGGAGCCGACGACCGTGGGCCTATCGGCGATCCCTTCGGGCGGCAGTCGGGCGGGTCGGAGGCAGTGCAGGAGCAGCAGCTCGCCGAGGTCGATCCCGACGCCACCGTCGCCGACATCCTCGAGCCGGCCGAGACCATCGACCAGGGGGCGAGCGCCATGGACGCCCTGAAGCGCATAGGCGAGGGACGCCTCGGTCGCCTCGTGGTCACCGACGCCGCCGGCAAGGTGGTGGGCCTGCTGAGCAAGACCGACCTCGTGCGCGAGCTTTCGAAGGGCCAGGATGCGGGCCCGAAGCGTCCCGTCTGA
- the fmt gene encoding methionyl-tRNA formyltransferase, whose translation MKPLRVVFFGSPEFAVPVLEALARQHHVVLVVTQPAKPAGRGMTLKQPAAAKLAESAGIALAQPRRLRKNPEFIEELRSLAPDLGVTAAYGKILPPELLEVPRYGVLNVHASLLPRWRGAAPIQRSLMAGDEVSGITIMQTEEGLDTGPIRLQRRVAVRPQDDAVSLARTLSDLGAEVLMEALTLLAADSLPLTPQDDSAATLAPPLTPEDGHLRWQDSAEQVFNRHRGVAAWPGTSFEFSGQRVKVLELAPWPEPTPPEAVPAQVLGVAEESLLVATGGGALELAILKPAGKGAMSARAWANGRGVKAGVLLV comes from the coding sequence TTGAAGCCCCTGCGGGTCGTCTTCTTCGGTAGCCCGGAGTTCGCCGTACCAGTGCTCGAAGCGTTGGCGCGCCAGCACCACGTGGTCCTCGTCGTGACCCAACCGGCCAAACCGGCGGGCAGGGGCATGACCCTCAAGCAGCCGGCAGCGGCCAAGCTGGCCGAGAGCGCCGGGATCGCGCTGGCCCAGCCACGCCGGCTCAGGAAGAACCCGGAGTTCATCGAGGAGTTGCGGTCCCTCGCACCCGATCTGGGCGTCACGGCCGCATACGGCAAGATCCTCCCGCCCGAACTCCTGGAGGTGCCTCGTTACGGCGTGTTGAACGTCCACGCCAGCCTGCTGCCCAGATGGCGTGGCGCCGCGCCGATCCAGCGCTCGCTCATGGCGGGCGACGAGGTGTCCGGCATAACCATCATGCAGACCGAAGAGGGGCTCGACACCGGTCCCATCCGCCTCCAACGGCGGGTGGCCGTGAGACCCCAGGACGACGCGGTGTCTTTGGCCAGGACGCTCTCCGACCTGGGAGCCGAGGTTCTCATGGAGGCGCTTACCCTCCTGGCGGCGGACTCTTTGCCGCTCACCCCGCAGGACGACTCCGCGGCCACCCTGGCGCCGCCCTTGACCCCCGAGGACGGGCACCTCAGGTGGCAGGACTCGGCCGAGCAGGTCTTCAACCGCCACCGCGGCGTCGCCGCGTGGCCCGGGACCTCCTTCGAGTTCTCCGGGCAGCGCGTCAAGGTCCTCGAACTCGCGCCGTGGCCGGAGCCCACGCCGCCAGAGGCGGTTCCCGCGCAAGTCCTGGGCGTCGCCGAGGAATCGCTACTGGTAGCGACGGGCGGCGGCGCGTTGGAGCTCGCGATCTTGAAGCCCGCCGGCAAGGGGGCGATGAGCGCTCGGGCGTGGGCCAACGGGCGCGGTGTGAAAGCGGGTGTGCTCCTTGTATAG
- a CDS encoding RIP metalloprotease yields MLTAITFALILTSAVVVHELAHYVNARSVGVAVRAFSVGIGPVLARVKWRGTEWRLSLLPLGGYVDLPGMGPKVDEDGTLHHPDEGVAKLPIMAKLWVFVGGVIANYVLGTLLLAAAITLQPAFREITGATVVAQGSVISRVMPDSHAAQLGFHDGDRVLFLNGVADPIPDVLVQQVQQADHLDFVLQRGGAEVNISTPWPLDVAGETPRLGVEIGAILPPVSYLDALGESAAFGIRVVPEIAKGFVAGFGAAITGAPNPEVAGPVGMVSLVSQATRVGLASVLLLAAVINFSLGVFNLLPIPGLDGGRMFLAVIVALRGKPFQPGQEEKFHFAGIMLVMALIVLITFRELSALFT; encoded by the coding sequence ATGCTCACAGCAATTACCTTCGCACTGATACTCACTAGCGCCGTGGTCGTGCACGAGCTGGCGCACTACGTGAACGCCCGCAGCGTCGGGGTCGCCGTGCGCGCCTTCAGCGTCGGCATCGGCCCGGTACTCGCCCGCGTCAAGTGGCGGGGTACGGAGTGGCGGCTCAGCCTTTTGCCGCTGGGCGGTTACGTCGACCTGCCGGGCATGGGGCCGAAGGTCGACGAGGACGGCACCCTTCACCATCCCGACGAGGGCGTGGCGAAACTGCCGATCATGGCGAAACTCTGGGTTTTCGTCGGCGGCGTCATCGCCAACTACGTGCTCGGCACGCTGCTGCTGGCTGCGGCCATCACCTTGCAGCCGGCGTTCCGCGAGATAACCGGCGCTACCGTGGTGGCGCAAGGGTCCGTCATCTCGCGAGTCATGCCCGACTCGCACGCGGCGCAACTCGGCTTCCACGACGGCGACCGCGTGCTCTTCCTGAACGGCGTCGCCGACCCTATTCCTGACGTACTCGTGCAGCAGGTCCAGCAGGCGGACCACCTCGACTTCGTGCTCCAACGCGGCGGCGCCGAGGTGAACATCTCGACCCCGTGGCCCCTCGACGTGGCCGGCGAGACGCCTCGGCTTGGCGTCGAGATCGGCGCCATCTTGCCGCCGGTGAGCTACCTCGACGCGCTGGGCGAGAGTGCCGCCTTCGGCATCCGGGTCGTGCCCGAGATCGCCAAGGGCTTCGTGGCCGGCTTCGGGGCCGCCATCACCGGCGCCCCCAACCCCGAGGTGGCGGGTCCTGTCGGCATGGTCTCGCTCGTGTCGCAGGCCACGCGGGTGGGCCTGGCCAGCGTGCTCCTGCTGGCCGCGGTCATCAACTTCTCGCTGGGCGTGTTCAACCTGCTCCCGATCCCGGGGCTCGACGGCGGTCGCATGTTCCTGGCCGTCATCGTGGCGCTGCGGGGCAAACCGTTCCAGCCGGGCCAGGAGGAGAAGTTCCACTTCGCCGGGATCATGCTGGTGATGGCGCTCATCGTGCTGATAACGTTCCGTGAACTGAGCGCGCTGTTCACCTGA
- the der gene encoding ribosome biogenesis GTPase Der, with product MGRPNVGKSSLFNRLVGRRDAIVADVPGVTRDVKQGEVTTDDGRTFRLLDTGGLWSGDRWEVPIRTRVEAALVGVDLVLLCVDGRAGVATADHEVADWLRSMNKPVLLVATKVDDPRHAETGEFFDLYSLGFGDPFVTAAEHAIGTHELIAHVAELMGDQEAEVEEDTVRVAIIGRPNVGKSSLVNALVGDERVIVAEVPGTTRDPVDVHFEFGGRPFTLIDTAGMARKDVGDLEYYARLRSEMALRRADVAILVIDPFELGDHELHLANLSLEWGKPVVTAINKWDLVTDEQLEPFRQRLDQQLVHLQSAPRVYTSALTDFGLHELLATAVRLYDTSHKRVSTSELNGWLEVWTARQSPPNFSGRPLKLLYVSQVDVAPPTFVFSINSEALLTRPYEHYLRNRIKEDVSFSEVPIRMVFKERGGGKKKVRV from the coding sequence GTGGGCCGGCCGAACGTCGGCAAGTCGAGCCTGTTCAACCGCCTCGTGGGCCGCCGCGACGCCATCGTGGCTGACGTCCCGGGGGTGACGCGCGACGTCAAGCAGGGCGAGGTCACCACCGACGACGGCCGCACGTTCCGGCTCCTGGACACGGGTGGGCTGTGGTCCGGCGACCGGTGGGAGGTGCCGATCAGGACCCGGGTCGAGGCCGCCCTGGTGGGCGTCGACCTGGTGCTGCTGTGCGTCGACGGTCGCGCCGGCGTGGCCACCGCCGACCACGAGGTGGCCGACTGGCTGAGGTCGATGAACAAGCCGGTGCTGTTGGTGGCCACGAAAGTAGACGACCCGCGCCACGCGGAGACGGGTGAGTTCTTCGACCTCTACTCGCTGGGCTTCGGAGACCCGTTCGTTACGGCCGCCGAGCACGCCATCGGGACGCACGAGCTGATCGCGCACGTGGCCGAGCTGATGGGTGATCAGGAGGCCGAGGTCGAGGAGGACACGGTACGAGTCGCCATCATCGGACGCCCGAACGTGGGCAAGTCGAGCCTCGTGAACGCGCTGGTCGGCGATGAGCGCGTGATAGTCGCAGAGGTGCCGGGCACCACGCGCGATCCCGTCGACGTCCATTTCGAGTTCGGCGGCCGCCCGTTCACCCTCATCGACACGGCCGGGATGGCGCGCAAGGACGTCGGCGACCTGGAGTACTACGCGCGGCTGCGTTCGGAGATGGCGTTGAGGCGCGCCGACGTGGCCATCTTGGTCATCGACCCGTTCGAACTCGGCGATCACGAGTTGCACCTGGCGAACCTGTCGCTCGAGTGGGGCAAGCCCGTCGTGACGGCCATCAACAAGTGGGACCTCGTCACCGACGAGCAGTTGGAGCCGTTCCGGCAGCGCCTCGACCAGCAGCTCGTTCACCTTCAATCCGCGCCACGGGTGTACACGAGCGCCCTCACCGACTTCGGGCTGCACGAGCTACTGGCCACGGCCGTGCGCCTTTACGACACTTCGCACAAGCGCGTGAGCACGTCGGAACTCAACGGCTGGCTGGAGGTATGGACCGCCAGGCAGTCGCCGCCGAACTTCTCCGGGCGCCCTCTCAAGCTCCTTTACGTGAGCCAGGTGGACGTGGCGCCGCCGACGTTCGTCTTCTCGATCAACAGTGAGGCGCTGCTGACAAGGCCTTACGAGCACTACTTGCGAAACCGCATCAAAGAGGACGTGTCGTTCTCGGAAGTGCCCATCAGGATGGTGTTCAAGGAGCGTGGTGGGGGTAAGAAGAAGGTGCGGGTCTGA
- the def gene encoding peptide deformylase, whose product MIHPIRLFGDPVLRRRASPVTSFDDELATLAADMLETMYAAEGIGLAAPQIGVPLRVFVALELPEPDPDADAVRGRRGTEHVLVNPVITRRAGQQLARDGCLSIPGLSAEDVPRDLVTEVSYQDLRGVQHSLAAEGYFAHVLQHEHDHLEGVFYFDHLPEPRRRAFLEENRRELAEMQRNAKAFLRGEKGGRERQAGRATVRP is encoded by the coding sequence TTGATCCACCCCATCCGCCTGTTCGGCGATCCCGTCCTGCGCAGGCGCGCGTCACCAGTCACCAGCTTCGACGATGAGCTGGCCACCCTCGCCGCCGACATGCTCGAGACCATGTACGCGGCGGAGGGGATCGGCCTTGCCGCGCCCCAGATCGGCGTCCCACTGCGCGTGTTCGTCGCGCTGGAACTACCCGAGCCCGACCCGGACGCAGATGCCGTCCGTGGGCGGCGGGGAACGGAGCATGTGCTGGTGAACCCCGTCATCACGCGGCGGGCGGGCCAACAGCTCGCTCGTGACGGCTGCTTGTCGATCCCCGGCCTGAGCGCCGAGGACGTGCCCCGCGACCTGGTGACCGAGGTCAGCTACCAAGACCTGCGGGGCGTCCAGCACTCGCTCGCCGCCGAAGGCTACTTCGCGCACGTCCTGCAGCACGAGCACGATCACCTCGAGGGCGTCTTCTACTTCGATCACCTGCCTGAACCGCGGCGCCGCGCTTTCCTCGAGGAGAACCGCCGCGAACTCGCCGAGATGCAACGGAACGCCAAAGCGTTCCTGCGTGGCGAGAAGGGTGGGCGTGAGAGGCAAGCCGGCCGCGCCACAGTGAGGCCTTGA
- a CDS encoding S4 domain-containing protein: protein MNEREARALAADLSSRAQGGRVAFSEFLEPDEADALMAELRAQGVRASAWGGYPGARRRVVCALPDAVPEATPQLTALYVAGDVDPDSLRAAAQATVGQGRLGDAARHQDGASLIVLAPMPQELASLRRVAGAPVEPEEVRPELAFGGNVKSLSTVVPSLRVDVLGARAFGVSRSYFSKGVAAGRVTVNGKVAGKATSAEQGDEVYAAGLGRFKIDRVEGETRRGNLKVTLAVERG from the coding sequence ATGAACGAGCGGGAGGCAAGGGCGCTCGCCGCCGACTTGAGCAGCAGGGCGCAAGGTGGGCGCGTGGCGTTCAGCGAGTTCCTGGAGCCCGATGAAGCGGATGCCCTCATGGCCGAGCTGCGGGCGCAGGGCGTCAGGGCGAGCGCCTGGGGCGGTTACCCGGGCGCCAGGCGCCGCGTCGTGTGCGCGCTTCCCGACGCCGTCCCCGAGGCCACGCCGCAGCTCACTGCCCTGTACGTCGCCGGCGACGTCGACCCCGACTCGTTGCGGGCCGCCGCGCAGGCCACCGTAGGGCAAGGGCGCCTCGGCGACGCCGCCCGTCACCAAGACGGTGCCAGCCTGATCGTGCTGGCTCCCATGCCGCAGGAGCTGGCCTCGTTGCGGCGAGTGGCGGGGGCGCCGGTCGAACCGGAGGAGGTCAGACCCGAGCTTGCCTTCGGCGGCAACGTCAAGTCGCTCTCGACCGTCGTGCCGTCTTTGCGAGTAGATGTGCTGGGCGCACGCGCCTTCGGGGTCTCGCGCTCGTACTTCTCCAAGGGCGTCGCGGCAGGGCGGGTTACGGTCAACGGCAAGGTCGCCGGCAAGGCGACGAGCGCCGAGCAGGGCGACGAGGTCTACGCCGCCGGCCTGGGCCGCTTCAAGATCGACAGGGTGGAAGGTGAGACGCGGCGGGGCAACCTGAAGGTGACCCTGGCCGTCGAACGCGGGTAG
- the prfB gene encoding peptide chain release factor 2 (programmed frameshift) → MPDATLNQLRERIQDLRGYLDLASKQAKLELLEPQLNDPDLWNDPDRARQVNQEATHLRRVLDEFGAISGDVEGLTELFELATPEEAGELEAEMDSVAARLDKLYRETLFNGAHDQSAAILTIKPGAGGTESSDWAGMLLRMYRRFAERHGMQVELLDLVPNHDAPNGIEYAQLIVRGERAFGMLRVEGGVHRLVRVSPFDSQSRRHTSFASVDVMPEIDDSYDLKIDPKDVRVDVYRSSGPGGQSVNTTDSAVRVVYKAGTPEEIIVTIQDGKSQIKNREKAMTVLRSRIFEREEQRRLEEQHRARGEQKAIEWGSQIRSYVLDKQYVKDHRTAAMRHDPDNVLDGDIEDLIWDGLEWAAKSEMAA, encoded by the exons ATGCCTGATGCGACGTTGAACCAACTGCGAGAGAGAATCCAGGACCTACGGGGGTATCTT GACTTGGCTTCCAAGCAAGCCAAGCTGGAACTCCTGGAACCACAACTGAACGACCCGGACCTCTGGAACGACCCCGACCGTGCTCGGCAGGTGAACCAGGAAGCCACGCACTTGAGGCGCGTGCTGGACGAGTTCGGCGCCATCTCGGGCGATGTGGAGGGCCTGACGGAGCTGTTCGAGTTGGCCACGCCGGAGGAGGCGGGCGAGCTGGAGGCCGAGATGGACAGTGTGGCGGCCAGGCTCGACAAGCTCTACCGCGAGACCCTCTTCAACGGCGCCCACGACCAGTCCGCCGCCATCCTCACCATCAAGCCGGGAGCCGGTGGCACGGAGTCCTCCGACTGGGCGGGCATGCTGTTGCGCATGTACCGACGCTTCGCGGAGCGCCACGGCATGCAGGTCGAACTGCTCGACCTGGTGCCGAACCATGACGCGCCCAACGGCATCGAGTACGCCCAGCTGATAGTGAGGGGAGAACGCGCGTTCGGGATGCTGCGCGTGGAGGGCGGGGTGCACCGCCTCGTCAGGGTTAGCCCGTTCGACTCGCAGAGCCGGCGGCACACGTCGTTCGCCTCGGTCGACGTCATGCCGGAGATCGACGACAGCTACGACCTGAAGATCGATCCGAAGGACGTCAGGGTGGACGTCTATCGCTCCAGCGGCCCCGGCGGCCAGTCGGTGAACACTACCGACTCGGCGGTGCGGGTGGTCTACAAGGCCGGAACGCCGGAGGAGATCATCGTCACCATCCAAGACGGCAAGTCGCAGATCAAGAACCGCGAGAAGGCGATGACCGTGTTGCGCTCGCGCATCTTCGAGCGCGAGGAGCAGCGGCGGCTCGAGGAGCAGCACCGCGCCCGCGGCGAGCAGAAGGCCATCGAATGGGGCTCGCAGATCCGCTCCTACGTGCTCGACAAGCAGTACGTCAAGGACCACCGCACCGCCGCCATGCGGCACGACCCCGACAACGTCTTGGACGGCGACATCGAGGACCTGATCTGGGACGGCCTGGAGTGGGCGGCCAAGTCCGAGATGGCCGCCTGA